A genomic region of Exiguobacterium sp. Helios contains the following coding sequences:
- a CDS encoding MFS transporter yields MKFRKEKVNVVDMKQTKKSVYATGIGNAMEWFDFGLYSYLAIIISQNFFSAVENDELKLVFTFATFAIAFLMRPIGGIVFGRIGDRLGRKVVLTTTIVMMAASTLLIGLLPTYDQIGIWAPILLLLARILQGFSTGGEYAGAMVYIAESSPDNKRSALGSGLEIGTLGGYILASILATVLFVTLSDDQMASWGWRIPFILGAPLGLFGLYLRRHLDESPIFENEINENTEEPASFREILRDHKRDIIVCFIAVAFFNITNYMLLSYMPSYLNEVMGISSSTSTILITGVMFIMIPLAYFFGKLSDKKGNRNIVLFALAGLSILSILSFYLIGLKPLLFVGIGIFILGFFLAIFEGTMPSLLPSIFYTDVRYRTLSVTFNVSVSIFGGTTPLVSTWLVHTTQNPLAPAYYLTAVSVIGFITFFFFFKSTSGKALKGSHPTVSTEKELQAVAKKPDDALWWTE; encoded by the coding sequence ATGAAATTCAGAAAAGAAAAAGTCAATGTCGTCGACATGAAGCAAACCAAAAAAAGTGTCTACGCGACCGGAATTGGGAATGCGATGGAATGGTTCGATTTTGGTCTTTATTCCTATCTCGCAATCATCATCAGTCAAAACTTCTTTAGTGCTGTTGAAAATGATGAATTGAAGCTTGTCTTTACCTTTGCGACGTTTGCGATCGCTTTTTTAATGCGACCAATCGGCGGAATCGTTTTCGGACGAATCGGAGATCGCCTTGGACGAAAGGTTGTCCTGACGACGACCATCGTCATGATGGCAGCGTCCACCCTGCTCATCGGTCTGTTACCAACGTATGATCAAATTGGGATTTGGGCACCGATTCTACTGTTACTGGCTCGGATTCTACAAGGTTTCTCAACCGGCGGTGAATATGCCGGCGCGATGGTTTATATCGCGGAATCATCACCGGACAATAAACGAAGCGCCCTCGGAAGTGGTCTTGAAATCGGGACACTCGGTGGTTACATTTTAGCTTCGATTCTTGCGACTGTGCTGTTCGTCACGTTATCCGACGATCAAATGGCATCGTGGGGCTGGCGGATTCCGTTTATCTTAGGAGCACCGCTCGGACTGTTTGGTCTGTACTTGCGTCGCCACCTCGATGAATCACCAATTTTCGAAAATGAAATTAATGAAAATACGGAAGAACCGGCATCGTTCCGCGAAATTCTCCGGGACCACAAACGCGATATCATCGTTTGTTTCATCGCCGTTGCGTTCTTCAACATTACGAACTACATGTTACTGTCGTATATGCCGTCTTACCTGAATGAAGTCATGGGCATCTCAAGCTCAACGAGTACGATTTTGATTACCGGTGTCATGTTCATCATGATTCCGCTCGCCTACTTTTTCGGTAAACTCAGCGACAAAAAAGGGAATCGTAACATCGTCCTGTTTGCATTGGCCGGTCTGTCGATTCTGTCGATTCTCTCGTTCTACCTGATTGGTCTGAAGCCACTCTTGTTCGTCGGAATCGGAATCTTCATTCTTGGATTCTTCCTCGCCATCTTCGAGGGAACGATGCCAAGTCTGTTGCCGAGTATCTTTTATACAGACGTCCGTTACCGGACATTGTCTGTCACATTTAACGTTTCCGTCTCGATTTTCGGCGGAACGACACCACTTGTCTCGACATGGCTCGTCCATACGACACAAAATCCGCTCGCACCGGCGTATTACCTGACAGCCGTCAGCGTGATCGGCTTCATCACGTTCTTCTTCTTTTTCAAGAGCACATCGGGTAAAGCCTTAAAAGGTTCCCACCCGACCGTCTCGACGGAAAAAGAACTGCAAGCCGTTGCCAAAAAACCGGATGATGCTTTATGGTGGACTGAATAA
- a CDS encoding GntR family transcriptional regulator: MLKYQQTATEIEAYIEQHALQQGDKLPVLDQLIRQFEVSKTTMTKALELLERKGIIFQVRGSGIFVRKTNRKGYIELFSTQGFKQNLVEHDIKSKVLSFELIPCPEAIAENLGCTTDEIVYYIKRIRYIDGHIMCLEESYYRQAIVPYLNREIVEQSIFEYLETALGLNIGFSDMYMHVGKLPDAIATHLELTAGDPALTVETIFHLTNGRPFDYSVITYHYEHSQFVVQANGLYL; this comes from the coding sequence ATGCTGAAATACCAACAGACGGCAACGGAAATCGAAGCCTATATCGAACAACATGCCTTACAGCAAGGCGACAAACTGCCGGTTCTCGATCAATTGATCCGTCAATTTGAAGTCAGCAAGACAACGATGACGAAAGCACTGGAATTATTGGAGCGAAAAGGCATCATCTTTCAAGTCCGTGGCAGCGGAATTTTTGTCCGCAAGACCAATCGGAAAGGCTATATCGAGCTGTTTTCGACGCAAGGCTTTAAGCAGAATCTCGTCGAACATGACATCAAATCCAAAGTCCTGTCGTTTGAGTTAATCCCGTGTCCGGAAGCGATCGCTGAAAATCTCGGCTGCACGACTGATGAGATAGTTTATTACATTAAACGGATCCGCTACATCGACGGGCATATCATGTGTCTTGAGGAATCCTATTATCGTCAAGCCATCGTGCCTTACTTAAACCGGGAAATCGTTGAACAATCGATCTTTGAGTACCTCGAGACGGCACTCGGACTGAACATCGGCTTCTCGGATATGTATATGCATGTCGGTAAGTTGCCGGACGCGATCGCAACCCATTTGGAGCTCACAGCCGGTGATCCGGCATTGACGGTCGAGACGATCTTCCACCTGACGAACGGCCGTCCGTTCGACTACTCCGTCATTACCTATCATTACGAGCACTCGCAATTCGTCGTTCAGGCGAACGGCTTGTATTTATAA
- a CDS encoding beta-glucoside-specific PTS transporter subunit IIABC, giving the protein MSKVRDYQQLAHSILEAVGGEDNIISVARCATRLRLVLKRSDAKAKDQVAALPGVITVVESGGQFQVVIGQHVGEVYEAFRPLVSLEDGNSDQGTEAPKGTILNRIIATMSAVFAPFVYILAAAGILQGALILISLVFKDFAATGTYEVFSFISWAPFTFLPIFIAITAANHFKVNQFIAVACSAALVSPTWAEMAGRITSGESISFIGIALSGTTYTSSVLPPLFLVWLLSYLEKFLNRTINEVIKPLFVPFFCMVIMVPLTILVIGPITTLGAEGIANGYNYLAENAPALAGLIIGGFWQIIVIFGVHWGVTPMVLANFEQYGRDSFQAYQTIAVIAQVGAVIGVILKTRNKETKKVGVSAGLTGIFGITEPAIYGVTLRFKKPFIYGCISGAVGAVVASFFKPYYFAYAGLPGPLTLVNGISSDYPSSIVGLLIGTAIALILPIVLIQILGFGEEKVVPVATAPATPVPAQEVSATLTNEETIQAPLAGQLVPLSDVPDEVFASGAMGQGIAIRPTSNTVVAPFTGTIVMISPTKHAIGLRSTSGVEVLIHVGLETVELGGTPFTLHVEDGASVEAGQTLLTFDAEAIEQHGLQTITPVIVTNASSYAEVIATQNGTVEANTEILIIVK; this is encoded by the coding sequence ATGAGTAAAGTGCGGGATTATCAGCAGCTGGCGCATTCGATTTTGGAAGCGGTCGGCGGCGAGGACAATATCATCAGTGTCGCGCGGTGTGCGACACGGCTTCGTTTAGTCTTGAAACGATCGGATGCGAAGGCGAAAGACCAGGTCGCTGCTTTACCGGGTGTCATCACGGTCGTCGAATCAGGCGGTCAGTTCCAGGTCGTCATCGGACAACATGTCGGGGAAGTGTATGAAGCATTCCGGCCACTTGTTTCATTAGAGGACGGGAATTCGGATCAGGGAACCGAAGCACCGAAGGGAACGATCTTGAACCGGATCATCGCGACGATGTCCGCCGTCTTTGCACCGTTCGTCTATATTTTAGCGGCAGCCGGTATCCTGCAGGGGGCACTCATCTTAATTTCACTTGTGTTTAAAGACTTTGCCGCGACGGGAACATATGAAGTGTTCAGCTTTATCTCATGGGCACCGTTCACATTCCTGCCGATTTTCATTGCCATCACGGCAGCGAATCATTTTAAAGTCAATCAGTTCATCGCCGTCGCCTGTAGTGCGGCACTTGTCAGTCCGACCTGGGCCGAGATGGCGGGACGGATCACGTCAGGCGAGTCGATTTCATTCATCGGCATCGCGTTATCAGGAACGACCTACACGTCATCGGTCTTACCGCCGTTGTTCCTCGTCTGGTTGCTGTCCTATCTTGAGAAATTCCTGAACCGGACAATCAATGAAGTCATCAAACCGTTGTTCGTACCGTTCTTTTGTATGGTTATCATGGTGCCGCTGACGATTCTTGTCATCGGTCCGATCACGACGCTCGGAGCGGAAGGAATTGCAAACGGATACAACTATTTAGCGGAAAATGCGCCGGCACTTGCCGGATTGATTATCGGCGGCTTTTGGCAAATCATCGTCATCTTCGGCGTCCACTGGGGCGTCACGCCGATGGTCCTGGCGAACTTCGAACAGTATGGTCGGGATTCGTTCCAGGCGTATCAGACGATTGCCGTCATCGCCCAAGTCGGTGCCGTCATCGGTGTCATTTTAAAAACCCGCAACAAGGAAACGAAAAAGGTTGGTGTCTCAGCCGGTCTGACCGGAATCTTCGGGATTACGGAACCGGCCATCTACGGCGTGACGTTACGCTTTAAGAAACCGTTCATCTACGGCTGTATCTCGGGCGCGGTCGGAGCGGTCGTCGCCAGTTTCTTCAAACCGTATTACTTTGCTTACGCTGGTCTCCCGGGACCATTGACGCTCGTCAACGGCATCAGTTCCGACTATCCGTCGTCAATCGTCGGATTGCTGATCGGAACGGCGATTGCCTTGATTTTACCGATCGTTCTGATTCAAATTCTCGGCTTTGGTGAAGAGAAAGTCGTCCCGGTGGCAACTGCGCCGGCGACACCGGTGCCGGCGCAGGAAGTCAGTGCAACGTTGACGAACGAAGAAACGATTCAAGCACCACTGGCAGGACAACTCGTGCCACTGTCTGACGTACCAGACGAAGTTTTTGCATCAGGAGCAATGGGACAAGGTATCGCGATTCGCCCGACTTCAAACACGGTCGTCGCGCCATTCACCGGTACGATCGTCATGATTTCGCCGACAAAACACGCGATCGGTCTCCGCTCGACGAGCGGTGTCGAAGTCTTGATTCACGTCGGGCTCGAGACAGTCGAATTGGGCGGGACGCCATTTACCTTACATGTCGAGGACGGGGCAAGTGTCGAAGCCGGTCAAACGCTATTGACGTTTGACGCGGAAGCGATCGAACAGCACGGCTTACAGACAATTACACCCGTTATTGTCACGAACGCGTCGAGTTACGCCGAAGTTATTGCGACGCAAAACGGTACAGTCGAAGCAAACACAGAAATTTTGATCATCGTGAAATAA